Part of the Calderihabitans maritimus genome, TTTCAAGGGTTCTGATCACATCGTCGGTGGTATGGGTGGCGGTTAAGACGCTGGAGGATGGCCTTTCCTGCTTCAATGACCCTGAGACCCCTATATTTTTACACCATTATACCGGACGCTACTGCGGTGGCTGACATTTTTAACCCCCAGAAAAAAGAAAGACGCATCGTATTTTTATATAAAAGAAACTCCTCACCAAAGGCAAACCCGGCGAAAGCCGAGAGCGAAAAGCCATATGGCCTAGGACGGTGATCCGTTACGGCAACCCGGCTACTGGGGAGGTAAAGGCGTATTGCTTTTCCCCGGCAACCGGCTGCCGAGCAGAAGGGAGGAGGTGGTCTGTCTTTCCGGAGAAGGTTTTTCTTTGGAGTATGCAAACGAGTATTCCATGCAAACGATTATTACAGGAGGGATGAACGGTGTGCAGGAAACTTCGCTTGCTGCTTGCATTGGTAACCCTGGCTGCCTTTATGCTTAGCATCGGCGGGACGGCGTTTGGCGCTGATGCGTTGGACAACCCCATGCACAAAGAGCAGCACAGATTCAATGTTAGAACGCGCACGCAGAACGCAGGGGAGGAGTTCCGGCTCAAGGTCATGCAGAAGCTTGAGTACAAAATCAGAGAGGGAATCGAAGACGAGGAACTGAACAAGTCAGAAATAAAGAGGCTTGAGAAGTACATCGCTAGACTGGAGCAGACCATTGCGAAGGCGCCCGGCGATCCGAAGCTTCTCTGGAGGCTGGCAGTGGCCTACCGCAACGTCGGGGAGTACGACAAAGCCATCGCGGTCCTGAAGGAACTGGAAGGAAAGCTAACGCACCCGACAGCCAAGATTGCAGTGCTGCTAGCCCAGTGTCTGGAGGCTAAGGGCGATAGGGAAGGTGCGCTGGCTGAACTGGAAAAACTGCTCGCATCGCCCACAACCGTATCAGGAGCGGTGTACGCTTATAAAGGTATTTTAAAAGAGGAATTGGGTCAAGTAAAAGAAGCGGCAGAAGAGATGGAAAAAGCTATTTCTGCCGAACCAAAAGATGAAGACCTTTACAAAAAAGTCGGCAAACTTTACAAGAAAGCAGGCAAAAAAGGTGTCAAAGTGTTCGTAAAAGGAAAGAAACCTAACTTTGATGCCGAGCCGTTCATCAAGGAAGGCCGCACCCTGGTGCCGATCCGGGCGATCGCGGAGGCTCTGGACCTGAAAGTGGATTACAAAAACGGCGTGGTCGTCATCACGAACCCGGTCAGCGAAAAAACGGTGACTTTGTTCCTGGGCCGCTCCGAAGCAAAGGTTGGCAAGCAGAAAGTGATTCTCGACGTGCCTCCGGAGGTAATCCCGCCGGGGCGGACGGTCGTCCCCCTGCGCTTTGTGAGCGAAAACCTGGGCGCAGACGTTAAGTGGTTCGAGGAGGGTCAAGTAGTAGCGGTCAACGAACGGTAGAAACGAGAAATAAAAGCCCGATGTCCGATACGAGATGTCGGGCTTTTGTTTTTGTTAAGTTGGATGAGCGCTTATAACAACATCAAGAACCGGCCAAGCACCGGTCCTTTTTTTGTGGAACATCTTTGGAAGGAGTGGTGACATTTGCGAATCGATATAACGGGCGTGAAGGGGTCCGGTAAAACGGAGTTGGCCAAGGTAAAGAGAACGGTATATGCTTTATGTCTACCCATTCGTTATTGCTGTTTAACCCACCTGCGATCTACCCGCTGTCTGTAATACAAGTACATATTCTGCTGTTAGCGAGTCGCTAAAATATGTTTTCAAAATCTTTTTCTCCCCGAAGATAGCCTTCAAAAGCACTT contains:
- a CDS encoding stalk domain-containing protein, which codes for MCRKLRLLLALVTLAAFMLSIGGTAFGADALDNPMHKEQHRFNVRTRTQNAGEEFRLKVMQKLEYKIREGIEDEELNKSEIKRLEKYIARLEQTIAKAPGDPKLLWRLAVAYRNVGEYDKAIAVLKELEGKLTHPTAKIAVLLAQCLEAKGDREGALAELEKLLASPTTVSGAVYAYKGILKEELGQVKEAAEEMEKAISAEPKDEDLYKKVGKLYKKAGKKGVKVFVKGKKPNFDAEPFIKEGRTLVPIRAIAEALDLKVDYKNGVVVITNPVSEKTVTLFLGRSEAKVGKQKVILDVPPEVIPPGRTVVPLRFVSENLGADVKWFEEGQVVAVNER